Below is a window of uncultured Sphaerochaeta sp. DNA.
TTGTTGATTCTATCTTCTTGGGAGCAAAACTTGAATCTGAGAGAAACCTTAGATGGTATGAAACAGCCTCTCTCCGTATATATACCCCAGAATATTGGAATGAACGTCATTTCCTTCCGCTTGAGTACTCGATAGAAAACCCCTCATTGGTTTTACAGACTCTGGAAAACAGAGGGCTGAAAGCTACCCCTAGAACGTTGTTCTCAGCAGACATGATTCTGTATAAGCAGGATTTTATAGAGGATGGTACACTCCCAGTCACAGTAACTGCCATCAACCCACAAACAGATGCTTCTGTGTACAAATTTGAAGACACTCTCCAAGAAGGAAGATTTCTTAGGCCAGGTGAGATGGATGGAGTAGTACTAGGAAGCTGGTTCGCTGAGGATATCGGGGCTGAGGTAGGATATTGGGTCACTATACTGACGAGAGGAAATGGCGGTTTCTATGAAGCATTTGATATGCAAATTGTAGGAATTGTGAATTGCCCTAATCCTAATGTCAACAGGACCTTGGTTATGATGGATATCCAAGCAGCAGATACCTTCCTTGCAATGGAGGGTGCTGTTACCAATATCGACATTTCACTAGGTAATGCTAAAGATATCGAAACGGTGGCTCTCTCACTCCAAACAGTACTCGATAAAGCTGGTCACGACCTTGCAGTCTATTCATGGAAAGATCTCGCAAAGGATTACCTTGCTCTTATGAGTGCTGACCGAGGAGCATCCAATATCATTCTCTTCTTAGTATTTATCATCGCAGCTGTGGGAGTTTCAAACACAATGCTGATGGCGATGTATGAGCGAATGAGAGAGATTGGGATGATGCGAGCATTGGGTATGCGTGATCGCTCTATCTACATGCTCTTACTCATTGAAGCCGGAGGCATAGGTTTCCTGGGCTCCCTTATAGGTTGCCTCTTCGGAGCTCTAGTAAATCTATATCTGGTCGAAACTGGAATCGATTTTGGGTTCATGTTCAGAAACATGGATATTGGTTATAGAATCCAAAATGTCATGCGCGGTTCTTGGAGTATTTCTACAATCGCAAAAGCTTTTCTCAGTGGTATCCTACTCTCAATGATAGTTGCGGTTGCTCCAATCAGAAGAGCAATGAAGCAAGATATTCCTACATGCCTGCACCATCAATAGCATTACTTCGAGTCCAGCTACCACGTGTCACGAATCGATACAATAAAAAAAGACAACCCAATAGGATTGTCTTTTTTCTTGCTCGCCCGGAGGGATTTGAACCCCCGACAGGGTGGTTAACAGCCACCTGCTCTACCGACTGAGCTACAGGCGAATAACGTTTCGAACGATAGGAACATTACCCGATTGAATTGGTTATGTCAAGCAGTTTGAAATAAGTTATACCAAAAATTCCCTTGATGAATGAACTATTCAGACAAGTATTCAGAAAAGGGCGACTACCCGAAGATAGTCGCCCTTGAACTTGTAATTCTACCTTACTTTGCGGGGTAGTTCTTCGAGAGGAACTCGATGAACACATCGCTGAGCAAGGAACCCTCGGAGAGGACCTTACCAAACATGGTATAGCCATCACCACCAGCGGCCATGAAGTCGTTGGTTGCGACCTTATAGGTTGCATTCTTATCAATCGCCTTACCGTTGAGAAGAACTCTCAGGATACGATTACCAGGTTTGCCATAACGGTTGTAAACAACCTGAAGGTCGGTCTGGGAGAATGCACCATTGGTCTCAGGCAGTTTGCTGTAACCATGCTCAAGTGCAGCATAGACATCAGCTCCGGTTACCTCAACAACAGTGATGATGTTGGTGAACGGCAGGACGTTAATCACTTCACCGATCGTTACCTCACCAGCGTCGATGGATGCACGGATACCACCACCATTTGTAATGGTGAAGTCGGCACCACTCTCAGCAGTCATTGCCCTGGTGATCAACCTTGAAAGGTTGGTCGGCTTGGTACGAACATTTGCACGTTCGCCATCAAGCATCTCAGGAACAGTTGCAATAACTGTGTTGAGCTTAGCATCAAGCTTTGCGGTCATATAACCGAGATACTCATCAACTTCAGCATCGTTTGGTACTTCTGCAATACCATACTGCTTAGCAAGATCAGAATCCTTGGCATTCCAAACATCTGCAGCAGGAATCATCATCGGATAGACAGCGGTTACTTCGTCGTTCTTGACATGTAGCTGGACCAAGCCCAGATTTTCCATGTACTCACCGGTGGAAACAACCATCGTGTCACCAATCTTCATCCCCTGCTTCAGCAAGGTGTGACTGTGACCGTCAACAAACAGGTCAATACCCTTGATGTTGCTTACGATCTTATCAGTGGTCAAGCCACTTGCACCATCAGGATCCATTCCGATGTGACCAAGTACGATGATGTAATCAACATACTGCTTAGCCATATCGATTGCCTGCTGGCCAATCTCGAAGATCTCTTCGTTGGCGAAATACACGCCTTCAACATTCTTCGGATGGGTCTTGGTAGCAGTGTCAGGAGTGGTCAAGCCGACAACGCCAACAGTAAAGTCGTTGAAATTGTAGACCTGATAAGGCTGGAACAACATATATCCATTCTCATCCAATACGTTCGCACTCAAGACCTTGATGTCAGTGTAGTTCTCAGCAATCTCAGCTGCTTCAAGAAGGCGATCTACACCATAGTTGAAGTCGTGGTTGCCGGGTGCTACTGCATCATAGCCAAGCATATCAAGCAAGACACCAACGGTCTCACCTTCGAACATATTGACAACATTGGTTCCATGAGTCACATCACCTGCGTCAAGTACAAGGATGTTATCGGTAATACCGCGTCCAACCTTCAACATGGTAGCAAGCTTT
It encodes the following:
- a CDS encoding FtsX-like permease family protein; amino-acid sequence: MKFIFRLAIKNLSRYRRRTAITAGAIAIGIMAFIIVDSIFLGAKLESERNLRWYETASLRIYTPEYWNERHFLPLEYSIENPSLVLQTLENRGLKATPRTLFSADMILYKQDFIEDGTLPVTVTAINPQTDASVYKFEDTLQEGRFLRPGEMDGVVLGSWFAEDIGAEVGYWVTILTRGNGGFYEAFDMQIVGIVNCPNPNVNRTLVMMDIQAADTFLAMEGAVTNIDISLGNAKDIETVALSLQTVLDKAGHDLAVYSWKDLAKDYLALMSADRGASNIILFLVFIIAAVGVSNTMLMAMYERMREIGMMRALGMRDRSIYMLLLIEAGGIGFLGSLIGCLFGALVNLYLVETGIDFGFMFRNMDIGYRIQNVMRGSWSISTIAKAFLSGILLSMIVAVAPIRRAMKQDIPTCLHHQ